From Arcobacter sp. LA11, a single genomic window includes:
- a CDS encoding TrkA family potassium uptake protein, which produces MSIFRRVKKALGWEIRTAKPEYDLNPIIYSQLKPFRLPLVLVQVIMIVGTMGYILIDDFPILDAIYQTGITFTTVGFGEIAPISPAGRFFTVTLIIFGFALFTLSTAVLIDAVIKGKLFELYKERNMLYKIARLRQHFVIFYHNEYTAQLAKQFNDNHIPFVVVDPSEDIEDIAKEYNYPYFVKEEPYKELAFLKSHLSSAKGAISLSKNISDNITLIASVRLYEKELGRSPFLIISNAETQNEKIRLKKLGADKVVATPSLMAKRVSAMAIRPDMENVLDEFLYKPDTPIDMEEAFVDEDSWTVNREIKDLHLRDRMKVSVIGITEKKGRFIQMPKGTAVITPGCKLLLVGNQRGISKAKRIIALQEKPEDL; this is translated from the coding sequence ATGAGCATCTTTAGAAGAGTAAAGAAAGCTCTAGGCTGGGAGATACGTACAGCCAAACCAGAATATGATTTAAATCCAATCATATACTCTCAACTTAAACCATTTAGGTTACCATTAGTTCTCGTACAAGTTATTATGATTGTTGGAACAATGGGTTATATATTAATCGATGACTTCCCAATTTTAGATGCAATTTATCAAACAGGTATTACTTTTACTACTGTTGGTTTTGGAGAGATTGCTCCTATATCACCAGCTGGAAGATTTTTTACAGTAACACTTATTATATTTGGGTTCGCATTGTTTACTCTTTCAACTGCAGTACTTATTGATGCAGTTATTAAAGGTAAATTATTTGAACTTTATAAGGAAAGAAATATGCTTTATAAGATAGCAAGACTTAGACAACATTTTGTAATTTTTTATCATAATGAATATACAGCGCAATTAGCTAAACAATTTAACGATAATCATATTCCTTTTGTTGTAGTTGACCCAAGTGAAGATATTGAAGATATCGCAAAAGAGTATAATTATCCATATTTTGTAAAAGAAGAACCTTACAAAGAATTAGCATTTTTAAAGTCACATCTATCTTCTGCAAAGGGTGCAATTTCATTATCAAAAAATATTTCAGACAATATTACTTTAATTGCATCAGTAAGACTGTATGAAAAAGAACTTGGAAGAAGTCCTTTTTTGATTATTTCAAATGCAGAAACACAAAATGAAAAGATTAGGCTTAAAAAACTTGGTGCAGATAAGGTTGTTGCAACACCATCTTTAATGGCAAAAAGAGTTTCAGCAATGGCAATAAGACCAGATATGGAAAATGTACTAGATGAATTTTTGTATAAACCAGATACTCCTATTGATATGGAAGAAGCTTTTGTTGATGAAGATTCATGGACAGTTAATAGGGAAATTAAAGATTTACATTTAAGAGATAGAATGAAAGTATCTGTCATTGGTATTACTGAAAAAAAGGGAAGATTTATTCAGATGCCTAAAGGAACTGCGGTTATTACTCCTGGATGTAAATTATTACTAGTAGGAAACCAAAGAGGTATCTCAAAAGCAAAAAGAATAATTGCTTTACAAGAGAAACCTGAAGATTTATAA
- the rfaE1 gene encoding D-glycero-beta-D-manno-heptose-7-phosphate kinase, protein MIRVDNKPSILVIGDLMIDEYLWGSCERISPEAPVQVVDIKKETKVLGGAGNVINNLVSLGADVSVMSVIGDDEVGHDLKHMLDEQGAKSFLIEQKGRKTSRKTRLMASHSQVVRYDKESKNNISPESVKKLYAKLQEKINVYDTILLSDYDKGVLTEDLIEKVISYANKYDKKVLVDPKGTDYSRYKGAYLLTPNKKEAELASNIVIENDDRLKDVLVKLKDDASLAVSVVTLSENGIAILDDDKVTVKPTVAREVYDVTGAGDTVLASLGFALSLGYDIYTSVEFANLAAGVVVGKLGSATVTMDEIEEYQASLHKSSIELHIKSREQIEKIAKRLKEQNKKVVFTNGCFDILHKGHVSYLNVAKSFGDVLILGLNSDASVKRLKGEDRPINCEDDRAYILSALECVDYVVIFDEDTPYELISKVQPDVLVKGADYEGKEVVGSDIAQETKLVEFVDGKSTTSTIKKIQKVK, encoded by the coding sequence ATGATTAGAGTTGATAATAAACCAAGTATATTAGTTATTGGTGATTTGATGATAGATGAGTATCTTTGGGGTTCTTGTGAGAGAATTTCGCCTGAAGCTCCTGTTCAAGTTGTAGATATAAAAAAAGAGACTAAAGTTTTAGGTGGAGCAGGAAATGTTATAAATAATCTTGTCTCTCTTGGAGCAGATGTTTCTGTTATGTCAGTTATTGGTGATGATGAAGTTGGACATGACCTTAAACATATGTTAGATGAGCAAGGTGCTAAGTCTTTTTTAATTGAACAAAAGGGACGAAAAACATCTAGAAAAACTAGACTTATGGCTTCTCATTCTCAAGTAGTTAGATACGATAAAGAGAGTAAGAATAATATTTCTCCTGAGAGTGTAAAAAAACTTTATGCAAAACTTCAAGAGAAAATAAATGTATATGATACTATTTTGTTATCTGATTATGACAAAGGTGTACTTACTGAAGATCTAATCGAAAAAGTGATTTCTTATGCAAATAAGTATGACAAAAAAGTTTTAGTTGACCCTAAGGGGACTGATTATTCACGATATAAAGGTGCTTATTTATTAACTCCAAATAAAAAAGAGGCTGAATTAGCTTCAAATATAGTTATTGAAAATGATGATAGATTAAAAGACGTTTTAGTAAAGCTAAAAGATGATGCGTCATTAGCTGTATCAGTTGTAACACTTAGTGAAAACGGAATTGCTATATTAGATGATGATAAAGTGACAGTTAAACCTACTGTTGCAAGAGAAGTTTATGATGTTACAGGAGCTGGTGATACTGTTTTAGCATCTTTAGGTTTTGCATTAAGTTTAGGCTATGATATTTATACATCTGTAGAGTTTGCAAATCTTGCAGCAGGAGTTGTTGTAGGGAAACTAGGTTCAGCAACGGTTACAATGGATGAAATTGAAGAGTATCAAGCAAGTTTACACAAGAGCTCAATTGAACTTCATATAAAATCAAGAGAACAAATTGAAAAGATTGCAAAAAGATTAAAAGAACAAAATAAAAAAGTAGTATTTACAAATGGTTGTTTTGATATTTTACATAAAGGACATGTTAGCTATTTAAATGTCGCAAAGTCATTTGGTGATGTACTTATTTTAGGTCTGAATTCAGATGCTAGTGTAAAACGCTTAAAAGGTGAAGATAGACCTATAAACTGTGAAGATGATAGAGCTTATATTCTATCTGCATTAGAGTGTGTGGATTATGTGGTGATATTTGATGAAGATACACCTTATGAACTTATCTCAAAAGTTCAACCTGATGTTTTAGTAAAAGGTGCAGACTATGAAGGAAAAGAAGTAGTTGGTTCAGATATTGCTCAAGAGACAAAACTAGTTGAATTTGTAGATGGAAAGAGTACTACAAGTACAATTAAAAAAATACAAAAGGTTAAATAG
- the gmhA gene encoding D-sedoheptulose 7-phosphate isomerase, whose amino-acid sequence MKNVIESEFLSHLETIQKVIETMNEPLKEASQITVEALKNGKKVILFGNGGSAADAQHIAAELTGRYKTERRGLPGLALTTDTSALTAIGNDYGYDRVFDRQVESLAQEGDVLIGISTSGNSKNVINAFKVGQEIGCKIIGLTGRDGGAMNDYCDVNLIVPSDNTPRIQEMHILFGHTICQIIDNELS is encoded by the coding sequence GTGAAGAATGTAATTGAAAGTGAATTTTTAAGCCATTTAGAGACGATTCAAAAAGTTATTGAAACTATGAATGAACCTTTAAAAGAAGCTTCTCAAATAACAGTAGAAGCACTTAAAAATGGAAAGAAAGTAATTTTATTTGGAAATGGTGGTAGCGCAGCAGATGCTCAGCATATTGCCGCTGAACTAACAGGAAGATATAAAACTGAAAGACGTGGTCTTCCAGGACTTGCTCTTACAACAGATACTTCTGCACTTACAGCTATTGGAAATGACTATGGGTATGATAGAGTTTTTGATAGACAAGTTGAATCCTTAGCACAAGAAGGAGATGTTCTTATTGGAATTTCAACTTCTGGAAATTCTAAAAATGTTATCAATGCTTTTAAAGTAGGGCAAGAAATAGGATGTAAAATTATTGGGCTTACAGGACGTGATGGTGGAGCTATGAATGATTACTGTGATGTAAACTTAATAGTACCATCAGATAATACTCCAAGAATTCAAGAGATGCATATACTTTTTGGACATACTATTTGTCAAATCATTGATAATGAACTAAGTTAG
- the rfaD gene encoding ADP-glyceromanno-heptose 6-epimerase — MKYNDIDFNNKNILITGAAGFIGSSLCFYFQENYPDANIIALDSFRSGETFSNGNLKSFGHFKNLLGFSGTVISGNINDNELLKNLETSYTFDYIFHQAAISDTTVQEQDLMIQTNVNAYENLLKIAIKHKANMIYASSAATYGNSDRFEVGYEQPNNAYGFSKVMMDNITYKYLKQGVDISIVGLKYFNVYGSREFFKNSTASMVVQFGHQILKGLTPKLFEGSDKILRDFIYIEDIIQANILATSPKKSGVYNVGTGKARSFEDIVNILQKELEIDNGKEYIPNPFVGSYQFFTQANIETTKENLGYEPKFSMEEGIKAYIPEIKRLFETEVKK, encoded by the coding sequence ATGAAATACAATGATATAGATTTTAACAATAAAAATATTTTAATAACTGGAGCAGCAGGCTTTATTGGATCAAGCCTTTGCTTTTATTTTCAAGAAAACTATCCAGATGCAAATATTATTGCACTTGATTCTTTTAGAAGTGGTGAAACATTTTCAAATGGAAACTTAAAAAGTTTTGGACATTTTAAAAACTTACTTGGTTTTTCTGGAACTGTAATAAGTGGAAATATAAATGATAATGAACTTTTAAAAAATTTAGAGACTTCTTATACTTTTGATTATATTTTTCACCAAGCTGCAATCTCTGATACAACAGTGCAAGAACAAGATTTAATGATTCAGACAAATGTAAATGCTTATGAAAATCTATTAAAAATTGCAATTAAACATAAAGCAAATATGATATATGCATCTTCTGCTGCAACATATGGAAATAGTGATAGGTTTGAAGTAGGATATGAACAACCAAATAATGCATATGGCTTTTCAAAAGTGATGATGGATAATATCACTTATAAATATTTAAAACAAGGTGTTGATATCTCTATTGTGGGGCTTAAGTATTTTAATGTATATGGTTCTAGAGAGTTTTTCAAAAATAGTACTGCTTCTATGGTAGTTCAATTTGGACATCAAATTTTAAAAGGGCTCACTCCTAAACTTTTTGAAGGAAGTGATAAGATTTTAAGAGATTTTATTTATATAGAAGATATTATTCAAGCAAATATATTAGCAACATCTCCAAAAAAATCTGGTGTTTATAATGTAGGTACAGGAAAAGCAAGGTCTTTTGAAGATATTGTAAATATCTTACAAAAAGAACTTGAAATTGATAATGGTAAAGAGTATATACCAAATCCTTTTGTAGGTTCTTATCAGTTTTTTACACAAGCAAATATTGAGACTACAAAAGAAAATTTAGGATATGAACCAAAATTCTCAATGGAAGAAGGAATAAAAGCTTATATTCCAGAAATTAAAAGATTATTTGAAACAGAAGTGAAAAAATAG
- a CDS encoding glycosyltransferase family 4 protein, with translation MQKTINYKNRTKLISKLLEQEDIVELEKPSMLNKLSLKKKEFADVFFHTGQVFDKETIENIQNAKKVIVSAKIAKKELLQKVDISEKKVEIVYPAIDIKYRKPKDVREEVCEKLGIDSKKKIVFFTGRNLKSSGVVEFINMVMKLNFKNMIAVIAADKKQIYNLRFKLSKFDVDDKLLLIEDYEDINELFLASDVFVLPSYNQNFATNILKAMYCKCAVFTTANNAACEVIDIFSTMETPQDGSMQFKIDALLQNKADMKLIKKQNRKIAKQYTLDNQLLKVQNIIESI, from the coding sequence ATGCAAAAAACAATAAACTATAAAAACAGAACAAAATTAATATCAAAATTATTAGAGCAAGAAGATATTGTAGAACTTGAAAAACCTTCAATGTTAAATAAACTCTCTTTAAAGAAAAAAGAGTTTGCTGATGTTTTTTTTCATACTGGACAAGTTTTTGATAAAGAAACTATAGAAAATATTCAAAATGCTAAAAAAGTAATTGTAAGTGCTAAGATTGCAAAGAAAGAGCTTTTACAAAAAGTCGATATTTCTGAAAAAAAAGTAGAAATTGTATACCCTGCAATAGATATAAAATACAGAAAACCTAAAGATGTAAGAGAAGAAGTTTGTGAAAAACTAGGAATTGATTCAAAAAAGAAAATTGTGTTTTTTACAGGAAGAAATCTAAAGTCTTCAGGTGTGGTTGAATTCATAAATATGGTTATGAAATTAAACTTTAAAAATATGATAGCTGTAATTGCTGCTGATAAAAAACAAATTTATAATTTAAGATTTAAACTTTCAAAGTTTGATGTAGATGATAAACTTTTACTAATAGAAGATTATGAAGATATAAATGAACTTTTTTTAGCTTCAGATGTATTTGTTCTTCCTTCATATAATCAAAACTTTGCAACAAATATATTAAAAGCAATGTATTGTAAGTGTGCTGTGTTTACAACTGCTAATAATGCAGCGTGCGAAGTAATTGATATTTTTTCAACTATGGAGACTCCACAAGATGGTAGTATGCAGTTTAAAATAGATGCTCTTTTACAAAATAAAGCTGATATGAAATTAATTAAAAAACAGAATAGAAAAATTGCAAAACAATATACTTTAGATAATCAGCTTTTAAAAGTTCAAAATATTATAGAGTCTATTTAG
- a CDS encoding DNA ligase, which translates to MRFIILFFIYAYSFSIEVQKPKVYNGDENIAEWVMSEKLDGIRGYWTGKKFLTRKGKRIYAPKWFIKGLPNFELDGELWTKRDDFENIQNIIMDKTPSKDWEKITYNIFEVPNTKGNFFERLDKVKSWFKKYPNTHINIIEQVKIKDKEHLHNFLNEIISKKGEGIIVKDPKEPYHTGRSSHVLKVKKAQDMEGKVIGINISKKTSVLKSLVIKLKNGIIFNLGTGFTKEQRKDPPKIGEVITFKYFGLTKKGKPKFASFLHIRKD; encoded by the coding sequence ATGAGATTTATTATACTATTTTTTATATATGCTTATTCTTTTAGTATCGAAGTTCAAAAACCAAAAGTTTATAATGGAGATGAAAATATTGCAGAATGGGTTATGAGTGAAAAACTTGATGGAATAAGAGGATATTGGACTGGCAAGAAATTCTTAACAAGAAAAGGTAAAAGAATCTATGCACCAAAATGGTTTATAAAAGGCCTTCCTAATTTTGAACTTGACGGTGAACTATGGACTAAAAGAGATGATTTTGAGAATATACAAAATATAATAATGGATAAAACTCCAAGTAAAGATTGGGAAAAAATCACTTACAATATATTTGAAGTTCCAAATACAAAAGGAAATTTCTTTGAAAGACTCGACAAAGTAAAATCTTGGTTTAAAAAATATCCTAATACTCATATAAATATAATTGAACAAGTTAAAATAAAAGACAAAGAACATTTACATAATTTCTTAAATGAGATCATTTCAAAAAAAGGCGAAGGAATAATAGTTAAAGACCCTAAAGAACCCTATCATACGGGAAGAAGTTCTCATGTTCTAAAGGTAAAAAAAGCACAAGACATGGAAGGGAAAGTTATAGGAATAAATATATCAAAAAAAACTTCTGTACTGAAAAGTTTAGTTATAAAACTTAAAAATGGGATAATATTTAATTTAGGAACTGGATTTACAAAAGAACAAAGAAAGGATCCACCTAAAATAGGAGAAGTTATTACATTTAAATATTTTGGATTAACCAAAAAAGGCAAACCAAAATTTGCTTCTTTTTTACATATTAGAAAAGACTAA
- the rpmB gene encoding 50S ribosomal protein L28, with product MSRRCAISGKGPMSGHNVSHAKNRTKRRFLPNLRTVRVTLEDGTTKKIRISAKELRTLKKHS from the coding sequence ATGTCAAGAAGATGTGCAATATCAGGAAAAGGTCCAATGTCAGGACACAACGTAAGTCACGCAAAAAACAGAACTAAAAGAAGATTTTTACCAAATTTAAGAACAGTTAGAGTTACTTTAGAAGATGGTACTACTAAAAAAATCAGAATTTCTGCAAAAGAGTTAAGAACTCTTAAAAAACACTCATAG